The Fragaria vesca subsp. vesca unplaced genomic scaffold, FraVesHawaii_1.0 scf0513070, whole genome shotgun sequence genome segment GAATCAGACTTCCCATTGATCAACTAACTtctcaaaaaattaattattgagaaagacaaaaaaaacatacatgcaGCTCTACAAAGCCAGCACAACACCAGAAAATGGTCACCTCTGATGCGGACATGTATTTAATGCATCAGACTTGAAAGCAAAAACCACATTTGTGCGATAAATAATGATTATACACTTGCATTATTAATGTCTCACTTACCACACTCTCAGAATTATGCCGGCACCTCCCGGCACAGAAATCAAACACACTTGAATATTTCGCTGTGAAAAGAACATACGGAATGCATAATCCCAGAAAAGGAAACATGTACTGTATACAGGGCAGAACTAAATTACCTGCAGAAGCAGGCTTGGCAATCTTGACCTCCAGTGCTTGTTCCTTGATTATCTGCGGTTGGGAGAttagaaaaagagagagagagcagaagaagaagagaaatagAAACAAATTGGTTACCCTTGAAGGATGTAGACAACAGGAAACGCAATACTCGTAAGAATCACAGCATTCTGAAACAAGGTTGCAACCACTGCAGAGACAAGACAAGAAGAGATGAAGGGTGAGATGGGATTGCAAgttgaggaggagggaggggaAACTCACTGACAAGAGAACTTGTGTCCTGTTTCAGGGCAGCAGCGAGATTGAGGGTTTATGGAGAGAGCGTCACAGACATGCCCACTATCGTCAGAAACTAAGTATCTTCCTTGGACTGTACTTCTGCAAAATTGCTTCCCAAGAAAACCCACATCCTTCCTGCAACATTCAAACATTCTCATCTCGTCTCACACAAATTGAACACAAACATGAGGGATCACCTGATACCCGAGATCCTTGCTGACAATTGAACAACGATCAGCACCTGCAAAACTAAACATAAGTTGGAACCGCCTCCCATTTCTTCTATCTTCAACCCTAACTCGATCCttcgtttctttttctttttctttttctgtttttaacaAACCACATGTCAGTTCAATATCGTAGAAGACAAACATAACATAAAACCCTTCCTAAGCAAATGCACACATTATGGGTTGGACGGATTATTTATCCAAATCAGCCTTTGCTTATGTGTTTGACAAAGAGATTAATCGGTTCATCTGCTGCTGTGTAGATCTGTATCTTATTCACATTGCACATTCGACAACTCATTATTCATTTTCATCCATTAACCGACAGCTTCATTATTCATCTATTAGTTTGCAGCTCTATTATTCATCCATCAAAAGTAGATTCATTCTTGATTAGAAAACATATCACATATCTTCATAATCTTCTAAATTATTACGTAtgtttcttgctttt includes the following:
- the LOC101312310 gene encoding uncharacterized protein LOC101312310, whose product is MGGGSNLCLVLQVLIVVQLSARISGIRKDVGFLGKQFCRSTVQGRYLVSDDSGHVCDALSINPQSRCCPETGHKFSCHGCNLVSECCDSYEYCVSCCLHPSRIIKEQALEVKIAKPASAAKYSSVFDFCAGRCRHNSESVVHENAYRSEFHHCFSLPSNSSAAANYTFLEARLNGINVLVGRQGESCDSVCKSKGQSCVPNKLLVLNQCDIIQKYMSCKGTCLASIGSDQPAEVVDDAPEHLNPGACLYTQTQSMLSCYGSHQHTRRLCPCA